The Bos indicus x Bos taurus breed Angus x Brahman F1 hybrid chromosome 15, Bos_hybrid_MaternalHap_v2.0, whole genome shotgun sequence genome includes a window with the following:
- the LMO2 gene encoding rhombotin-2 isoform X2 — protein sequence MSSAIERKSLDPSEEPVDEVLQMPPSLLTCGGCQQNIGDRYFLKAIDQYWHEDCLSCDLCGCRLGEVGRRLYYKLGRKLCRRDYLRLFGQDGLCASCDKRIRAYEMTMRVKDKVYHLECFKCAACQKHFCVGDRYLLINSDIVCEQDIYEWTKINGMI from the exons GGAGCCGGTGGACGAGGTGCTGCAGATGCCCCCGTCCCTGCTGACATGCGGAGGCTGCCAGCAGAACATCGGGGACCGCTACTTCCTGAAGGCCATCGACCAGTACTGGCACGAGGACTGCCTCAGCTGTGACCTCTGCGGGTGCCGGCTGGGCGAGGTGGGCCGGCGCCTCTACTACAAGCTGGGCCGGAAGCTCTGCCGCCGAGACTATCTCAG GCTTTTCGGCCAAGATGGTCTCTGTGCATCCTGTGACAAGCGGATCCGTGCCTACGAGATGACGATGCGGGTGAAGGACAAAGTGTATCACCTGGAATGTTTCAAATGTGCCGCCTGTCAGAAGCATTTCTGCGTGGGTGACAGATACCTCCTCATCAACTCCGACATCGTGTGTGAACAGGACATCTACGAGTGGACTAAGATCAATGGGATGATATAG